GGTAAAGCAGAATGGCCTGATGTATGGCGAAGGTACACTCGAAATCCTGCCCGATGGGTTTGGCTTCCTCCGCAGCCCCGATTACAACTACCTGCCATGCCCTGATGATATTTACATTTCACCCAGCCAGATTCGCCGGTTTGGCCTGCGCAACGGCTGCATTGTGCACGGACAGATTCGGCCACCCAAGGAAAATGAACGCTATTTTGCCCTGCTACGGGTGGAAGCCATCAATTACGAACATCCCGAACAGCTCCCGCAGAAAGTGGCCTTCGATGACCTGACCCCGCTGCACCCCGATAAACGCATGCGGCTGGAAACCTCCAGCGACGAAGTGAGCATGCGTGTTGTCGATCTGGCCATGCCGATTGGCAAAGGCCAGCGTGGTTTGATTGTCGCTCCGCCCCGTACCGGCAAGACGGTGCTGATGCAGAAGATGGCAAACTCCATTCTGCATAACCATCCTGAATGTTATGTCATTGTGCTGCTCATTGATGAACGGCCTGAAGAAGTGACCGACATGGAACGCAAGGTGAAAGGGCCACGCTGCGAAGTGGTCAGCAGCACCTTTGATGAACCTGCAAGCCGACATGTGCAAATTTGCGATATTGTCATCGAGAAATCACGCCGACTGGTCGAGTATGGCAACGATGTCGTGATCTTCGTCGATTCCATTACCCGTATGGCTCGTGCGTATAACACCGAAGCACCCGGCTCAGGCAAGCTGCTCTCCGGTGGTATTGATGCCAACGCTTTGCACAAGCCCAAGCGATTCTTCGGTGCTGCCCGCAATATCGAAGAGGGTGGCAGCCTGACGATTATTGCCACCGCACTGGTTGATACCAATTCTCGTATGGATGAAGTGATCTTTGAAGAGTTCAAAGGTACCGGTAACGCGGAGTTGCACCTGGATCGCCGACTGGTGGATAAGCGCATCTGGCCTGCCATCGATATCAATGCTTCGGGTACTCGTCGCGAAGAACTGCTTTTCACGCCTGATGAACTTCGCTTTGTCGGCATCCTTCGCAAAGTGCTCAGCGATATGA
The sequence above is drawn from the Planctomycetia bacterium genome and encodes:
- the rho gene encoding transcription termination factor Rho, with the protein product MPESRTSAKRSPGRPKGSKNRSRSSTKELELQEDIEKEEEESAGSNEDLSDVTFSRGDEPIRTQDGPILTPSSELTSEPAPTPEASERAANPVVVQEIPPRPVIRKPMLPPLPQQILPGAGPAPGEEEAVYDPETQARYEEVKRGAMYITELQQMSMQQLIKIAKDEGINEYTGMKKQDLIFKILKERVKQNGLMYGEGTLEILPDGFGFLRSPDYNYLPCPDDIYISPSQIRRFGLRNGCIVHGQIRPPKENERYFALLRVEAINYEHPEQLPQKVAFDDLTPLHPDKRMRLETSSDEVSMRVVDLAMPIGKGQRGLIVAPPRTGKTVLMQKMANSILHNHPECYVIVLLIDERPEEVTDMERKVKGPRCEVVSSTFDEPASRHVQICDIVIEKSRRLVEYGNDVVIFVDSITRMARAYNTEAPGSGKLLSGGIDANALHKPKRFFGAARNIEEGGSLTIIATALVDTNSRMDEVIFEEFKGTGNAELHLDRRLVDKRIWPAIDINASGTRREELLFTPDELRFVGILRKVLSDMNPVEAMELLTSRMARTKANSELMTAMNLA